CGATTCTTTGCAATCCTAAATATTCTTCAATTAAAAACAAGAAGAAGGTATCTATTTCTGTTTGTGGAAAAACAACAGATAATTGTTCTGTAAAGTAGGTTTTGTACGATTTAAGTGTGCTCAATTGATAATATCTTAAAAATATAATTCATGCAAATATATGGACATTGTAACTACTCCTAATAAAGGAATTAATATTGGCAGAATGGTAATAAATGCTTTTTTAAGGTTTAAATCATAAATCTTTTTAATTCCTATTAATAATGCTCTAATTGATAATAACCAACTTAGAATAAAAATAGAAGCTTTAAAAAGATTTGTATTGAATTCAAAATTGTATAAATAGGGGTTATTTAAAAAATCCAAAAATAATCCACAGCAAAATATAGGAAAATACGTGTACATTAATAAAGCAAACGTTTCCTTATAATTTGCGTTTCCCTTAAAGAATTGCCCTATTTTATAAATTATAAAACTTAACACCATAAATGTTAGTAGATATAAACAAATCTCCCAAATTTTTCCGAGTGCTCTTGGAAACATTAAATGATCTTGATTATTAAAAATTTCTAGTGGCCTCAAGGCATGTACTATTCCATAGAGAAAAGCCAAAAACATTCCTTCT
The sequence above is a segment of the Tenacibaculum sp. 190130A14a genome. Coding sequences within it:
- a CDS encoding Yip1 family protein, whose protein sequence is MKTLLLLIFSPKKGALNFQNRFRDDLYKEGMFLAFLYGIVHALRPLEIFNNQDHLMFPRALGKIWEICLYLLTFMVLSFIIYKIGQFFKGNANYKETFALLMYTYFPIFCCGLFLDFLNNPYLYNFEFNTNLFKASIFILSWLLSIRALLIGIKKIYDLNLKKAFITILPILIPLLGVVTMSIYLHELYF